The following proteins are co-located in the Poecile atricapillus isolate bPoeAtr1 chromosome 20, bPoeAtr1.hap1, whole genome shotgun sequence genome:
- the LOC131586613 gene encoding uncharacterized protein LOC131586613, with amino-acid sequence MARLCHRGATRAGQAGTALSPRCHPGRTGWHSSVTSRAGQAGTALSPPGQDRMARLCHLPGRTGWHCSVTSRAGQDGTALSPPGQDRMARLCHHQVRTGWHGSVTSRSGQDGTALSPPGQDRMARLCHHPGRTGWHGSVTPAVPPGQDRLARLCHHQVRTGWHGSVTPAVPPGQDRLARLCHVQVRTGWHGSVTAVPPGQDRMARLCHLPGRTGWHGSVTSRPGQAGTALSPPGQDRMARLCHPCGATRAGQDGTALSPPGQDRLARLCHHQVRTGWHGSVTPAGPSGCSGTGKCLMEKSWGELGFHPAGISLGALAWGPCWGQLPPNE; translated from the exons ATGGCACGGCTCTGTCACCGCGGTGCCACCCGGGCAGGACAGGCTGGCACGGCTCTGTCACCGCGGTGCCACCCGGGCAGGACAGGatggcacagctctgtcacctcccgggcaggacaggctggcactgctctgtcacCTCCCGGGCAGGACAGGATGGCACGGCTCTGTCACCTCCCGGGCAGGAcaggctggcactgctctgtcacCTCCCGGGCAGGACAGGATGGCACGGCTCTGTCACCACCAGGTCAGGACAGGATGGCACGGCTCTGTCACCACCAGGTCAGGACAGGATGGCACGGCTCTGTCACCTCCAGGTCAGGACAGGATGGCACGGCTCTGTCACCACCCGGGCAGGACAGGATGGCACGGCTCTGTCACCACCCGGGCAGGACAGGATGGCACGGCTCTGTCACCCCTGCGGTGCCACCCGGGCAGGACAGGCTGGCACGGCTCTGTCACCACCAGGTCAGGACAGGATGGCACGGCTCTGTCACCCCTGCGGTGCCACCCGGGCAGGACAGGCTGGCACGGCTCTGTCACGTCCAG GTCAGGACAGGATGGCACGGCTCTGTCACCGCGGTGCCACCCGGGCAGGACAGGATGGCACGGCTCTGTCACCTCCCGGGCAGGACAGGCTGGCACGGCTCTGTCACCTCCCggccaggacaggctggcaCGGCTCTGTCACCTCCCGGGCAGGACAGGATGGCACGGCTCTGTCACCCCTGCGGTGCCACCCGGGCAGGACAGGATGGCACGGCTCTGTCACCTCCCGGGCAGGACAGGCTGGCACGGCTCTGTCACCACCAGGTCAGGACAGGCTGGCACGGCTCTGTCACCCCTGCAGGACCCAGCGGCTGCTCAGGGACTGGGAAATGTCTCATGGAGAAgtcctggggagagctgggtTTCCATCCAGCCGGGATTtccctgggtgccctggcatggggaccctgctggggacagctcccCCCCAATGAGTGA